In Carassius auratus strain Wakin chromosome 49, ASM336829v1, whole genome shotgun sequence, one DNA window encodes the following:
- the LOC113066025 gene encoding protein transport protein Sec61 subunit gamma, with amino-acid sequence MDQVMQFVEPSRQFVKDSIRLVKRCTKPDRKEFQKIAMATAIGFAIMGFIGFFVKLIHIPINNIIVGG; translated from the exons ATGGATCAGGTTATGCAGTTCGTGGAGCCCAGCAGGCAGTTCGTCAAGGACTCCATCAGACTCGTCAAAAGATGCACAAAGCCAGATAGAAAAG AATTCCAAAAGATAGCCATGGCCACAGCAATTGGATTTGCCATTATGGGCTTCATTGGATTCTTTGTCAAACTCATCCACATCCCCATCAACAACATCATTGT TGGTGGTTGA
- the LOC113066026 gene encoding retinol dehydrogenase 12: MHSIRNFFCGQWSSSVRLDDKTVIITGANTGIGKETVRDLAKRGARVIMACRDLEKAEEARKELMEDSGNQNIVANRLDLSDTKSIREFAELINKEEKQVNILINNAGIMMCPYSKTADGFEMQFGVNHLGHFLLTYLLLDLLKKSAPSRIINVASVAHTWGSIHLDDINSEKGYSPRRAYGQSKLANILCTRSLAKRLQGSGVTVYSLHPGVVQSELFRNLSKPVQIAVKVFSPFTKTTIQGAQTTIYCAVEPKLDNESGGYYSDCAPALCSRDALDDEMAQKLWELSCQMLGITWD; encoded by the exons ATGCACTCAATAAG AAATTTCTTCTGTGGCCAGTGGAGCTCTTCTGTACGTCTTGATGACAAAACAGTCATAATCACAGGAGCTAACACAGGCATTGGCAAAGAGACAGTGAGAGACCTTGCAAAAAGAG GGGCTCGGGTCATCATGGCCTGTCGAGACCTGGAAAAGGCAGAGGAAGCCAGAAAAGAATTAATGGAGGATTCTGGAAACCAAAACATTGTGGCAAACAGACTTGATTTATCAGATACCAAATCCATCAGAGAATTTGCAGAACTCATAAACAAGG aggaAAAGCAAGTCAACATCCTGATCAACAATGCTGGAATTATGATGTGTCCATATTCGAAAACTGCTGATGGCTTTGAGATGCAGTTTGGTGTAAACCATTTAG GTCATTTTCTGCTCACCTACCTTCTGCTTGACCTCCTAAAGAAATCAGCCCCCTCCAGGATCATCAACGTGGCTTCTGTGGCCCATACATGGGGCAGCATCCATCTGGATGACATAAACAGCGAGAAGGGTTACTCTCCACGGAGGGCTTATGGCCAGAGCAAACTAGCTAACATCCTCTGCACACGCTCCTTAGCTAAAAGACTGCAGG GCAGTGGTGTGACTGTGTACTCCCTCCATCCCGGTGTGGTGCAGTCAGAGCTGTTTAGGAACCTCAGCAAGCCTGTGCAGATAGCAGTCAAGGTCTTTAGCCCCTTCACCAAGACCACCATCCAGGGGGCCCAGACCACCATCTACTGTGCTGTGGAGCCCAAGCTGGACAACGAGAGTGGAGGATATTACAG CGACTGTGCTCCAGCACTGTGTTCAAGAGACGCTTTAGATGATGAAATGGCTCAGAAACTCTGGGAACTCAGCTGTCAGATGCTTGGCATTACATGGGACTGA